A stretch of the Lactuca sativa cultivar Salinas chromosome 9, Lsat_Salinas_v11, whole genome shotgun sequence genome encodes the following:
- the LOC111896582 gene encoding delta(12) fatty acid desaturase DES8.11: MGAGGRMSNDPFDGKKILERVPVDPPFSLSDLKKAIPAHCFKRSVIRSSYYVVHDLIVAYVFYFLANTYIPFLPAPLAYLAWPVYWFCQASILTGLWVIGHECGHHAFSEYQWIDDTVGFILHSALMTPYFSWKYSHRNHHANTNSLDNDEVYIPKRKSKVRWYSKLLNNPPGRVFTLVFRFTLGFPLYLLTNISGKKYGRFANHFDPMSPIFTERERIQVLLSDLGLLAVFYAIKIAVTTKGAAWVACIYGVPVVGVHVFFVIITYLHHTHLSLPHYDSSEWNWIRGALSTIDRDFGFLNRVFHDVTHTHVLHHLISYIPHYHAKEARDAIIPVLGEYYKIDRTPIFKAMWREAKECIYIEPDENNKHTGVFWYHKM; this comes from the coding sequence ATGGGTGCAGGTGGTAGGATGTCAAACGATCCATTTGATGGTAAAAAGATCCTGGAACGTGTCCCGGTTGATCCGCCGTTTTCATTAAGTGATTTAAAGAAAGCGATCCCTGCCCATTGCTTCAAGCGATCCGTCATCCGTTCATCTTACTATGTTGTTCACGATCTGATTGTTGCCTACGTTTTCTACTTCCTTGCGAATACATATATTCCTTTTCTTCCAGCTCCTTTGGCTTACTTAGCTTGGCCGGTTTATTGGTTCTGTCAAGCAAGCATCCTCACGGGCTTATGGGTCATCGGCCATGAATGCGGTCACCATGCCTTTAGCGAATACCAATGGATTGATGACACTGTCGGCTTCATCCTCCACTCAGCTCTCATGACACCTTATTTCTCATGGAAATATAGCCATCGAAATCACCATGCCAACACAAATTCTCTTGATAATGATGAAGTTTACATTCCTAAACGCAAGTCTAAAGTCAGGTGGTACTCAAAACTTCTTAACAACCCGCCTGGTCGAGTGTTCACTTTGGTTTTTAGGTTCACCCTAGGATTTCCTTTATACCTCTTAACTAATATTTCTGGCAAGAAATACGGAAGGTTTGCCAACCACTTTGATCCCATGAGTCCAATTTTCACCGAGCGCGAGCGAATTCAGGTCCTGTTATCAGATCTTGGTCTTCTTGCCGTCTTTTATGCAATCAAGATTGCTGTAACAACAAAAGGAGCTGCTTGGGTAGCCTGTATATATGGAGTTCCAGTGGTAGGAGTGCATGTGTTTTTCGTTATCATTACGTATTTGCACCACACCCATCTGTCTTTGCCCCATTATGATTCAAGTGAATGGAACTGGATCAGGGGGGCGTTGTCAACAATTGACAGGGACTTCGGATTCCTGAATAGGGTTTTCCATGACGTTACACACACTCACGTATTGCATCATCTGATTTCGTACATTCCACATTATCATGCAAAGGAGGCAAGGGATGCTATCATTCCAGTTTTGGGTGAGTACTATAAGATCGATAGGACTCCAATCTTTAAAGCAATGTGGAGAGAGGCTAAAGAATGCATCTATATCGAGCCTGATGAAAATAACAAACACACAGGTGTATTTTGGTACCATAAAATGTGA